In the Cellulomonas sp. C5510 genome, CCCCTCGGGCTGCGCGGTCTGCGGGGCGGAGTTGTCGACGGCCACGGGTGCCTCCAGCGCAACGACGTCGGTGCGGTTCGGGTGCGGACCGAGCGGCCCGCGCCCACCGCACTCTAGTAGGACTTTCGTCCCGTGCGCGGCGAGGCGGCGCAGGTCAGTCGCGGGGCAGCCACCGGCGACGGGCCGCCGCGAGGGTCAGCCCCGCGGCCAGCAGCAGCGCCCCGACGACGAACACCGTCCCGGAGGTCGCCGTCACGGTCGCCCGCGTCACCGACACCGACGTGCTGTCGGTGGCGAACCACCGGACGGTGTCCGCGTGCGTCGTCGCCGGCACGTACAGGTAGACGACGCCGACCACGGCCGTCACGAGACCGGCCGTCAGGGGCACCGCCGGCGTCCACAGCCCCAGTCCCAGGAGCAGCGCGAGGACCAGGACCCCCGCCGTCACCAGCACCACGCCCACCGGGTCGTACGACGCGTCCCAGCCCGGTGCCTGCACGCCGAGCACCCGCGACTGGCCCAGCACCGTCACCCACACACCGACAGCGCCGAGCAGCAGCCCCACCAGGACGCCCAGCAGGTGCCGCCCGAGGCCGCCGCCCGGCCGGCGGGCCGGCTCCGGGCGCGGAGCCGGCGGCCCGGCACGGCGCGAGCGCACGGCCGCCGGTGCGCGGGTCCCGTCGTCCGTGCCGTCGTCCGGGACGGCCGCCGCCGGCAGCGCCCCGGCGGCGGGGGGCGAGGTGGGCGACGCGCCCGGGTCGCCGTACGGGACCGTGGCGTCCGACGGCCCCGTTCCGGGGAGGTCCGGCGACGCCGCCGGGGCCGCGCCGGCCGGGGTCGCCGTCGAACCCGCCACCGGGGTGTCGCCCGTCAGGGCGGTCGCCGCGCGGGCCTCGGCGATGCTGGTGCGCCGCACCGGCTCGGCGGGCCGGGCGGGCTCGGAGGCCGCGGCGGGGGCCGCAGCCGGCGCGGTGCCCGGCGCGGTGCCCGGCGCGGTGCCCGACGCCGGGGTCGTCGGCAGCGGAGCGGTCGGGGACCCGGTGCCGTCGGAGACCGTGGCCGTCGGACGGCTCGACGGGGACCCCCCGGGCAGGGCGGACGGCGCCGGCTCCTCCGGGGCGGGCGGGGTCGGCGCCGGGCGCGACGCCCGGTGGCCGGTCGTCCCGCGGGACACCGGCGGGGCGGCCGGACGGGCGGCCGGGGTCGTCCCCGGGGCCGGGCCCGTCGGCTCGGGCGAGCCCGCTCGGCCCGCCGCGTTCGTCGGCGTCGCCGAACCCGCCGCGTTCGCCGAGGCCGCCGAGCCCGCTGCGTTCGCGTCGCCGGTCCGGTCCTGAGCAGCCCCTGGACGGTCCTCCGGCGCGGTGCCCGCGTCGGGTCCCTCCGTCGCCGCCCGCTGGTCGCCCGCCGCGGCGGTGCGGTCCTCGGGCGCGGGCGCCGTCCCGGGCGTGTCCGTGCCGTCCTGCTGCTCCCGGTCCGGGGTGCTCGTCATGGTCTGCTCCCTTGCCGTGCGGGGAGCGGCCGGCGCCGCCCGCTGCGCGTCTGCGCCGTCACCGGGACGGCCCTGATCCGTACGACGGTAGAGCGCAGCGCCGCGCCCCGCCGGGTGGGCGCGCCCGGGATGTCCGGATCGGGGGTGTCAGCGGATGCCGGCGGCCTCGGGCTCACGGGCCTGTCCGGCCCCCACCGGGGCCTCGGCCGCGACGGCGGGGTCGGTCTCGACGGGGACGCCTGCCGGGCGGGCCGGGCTCGCGGCTGCGACGTTCGCCGCGCCGACGAGCAGTCCCCCGCCGACGAGGTTGCCCAGCCCCACGAACAGCACGTTCCGGGCGAACTCGCCCACCGTCGCCTCGGGCAGGCCACCCATGAGGCCGAGCGAGAACGTCGTCATGTTGGCGACGACGTGCTCGAAGCCCGAGGTGATGAAGACCATCACGCAGGCGAAGATCACGATGATCTTCGCGACCTCGTTCTGCAGCCGGCCCGCGCACCAGATGGCCAGGCAGACCATGAGGTTGCACATCACGCCGCGGAAGAACAGCTCGGTGCCGGTCTCGTGCGCCTTGTGCTCGACCATCGTCGCGATCATGCGACCCGCCGGGGTGCCGGGGCCCATCGCCCCGGAGAGATGGAGGATCGCGGCGAGCACGACGGCGCCCAGCAGGTTGCCGGTGAGGCACGCCAGCAGCGTGACGCCGGCCCGGGCCCACGAGATCGTGCCGCGCAGCGCGCCCTGGGTGAAGACCATCATCCCGGAGGTCGCGAGCTCGCCGCCGGCCACGACGACGATGGTCAGGGCGACCCCGAACACCAGCCCCTGCACCAGCGGTGTGAACCCGGAGCCCGCGTCGGCGAGCGGGCCGCCGGCGGTCGCCATGATGACGACGCCCAGGCCGATGTAGGCCCCGGCGAGCATGGTGTTCACCAGGTACACGCCGGGCCGGCGGGCGAGGTCGGTCTTCGTCCGGGCCGCGTGCGTCTGGTAGTCGAGGGCCTCGGCCACGGTCAGCATGTGCCCCAGGGTCCCCTGCGCAGCGGGCCGAGACGTGGGACGAAAGGCACGCCGCCGCGTCACCGGGAGAGCGCGACGACCACCTCGTAGTGACCGGTCTGCGGGAACATGTCCAGCAGCTGCGCCCGCCGGGGCCGCAGCGACGGCATCGCGGCGAGGTCCCGGGCGAGTGACGCGGCGTTGCAGGACGAGTAGACGACGTCCCGCACGCCCGACGCCTCCAGCCAGCCGGCCAGGGCCGGGCCGATCCCGCGCCGCGGCGGGTTCACCACGACCAGGTCGGGGGGCTCGGCGGCGGCGAGGGCGAACGCGGTCGCGTCGCCGGCCTCGAACCGCACGCCGGCCAGCCCGAGGTCGGCGCTGCTCTGGCGCGCGCTGGCGACGGCCTCAGCGCTGGTCTCGATGCCGACGACCTCCCGGCCCGGGCGTGCGACGTGCAGCGCGAAGCCCCCGACACCGCAGTACAGGTCCCACACCCGGGCCGGACCGGCGGCGTCCACCCAGTCGCGACCCGTCCGGTACAGCGCGGCGGCGACGTCGGTGTTCGTCTGGAAGAAGCTCTGCGGCCGCAGGTGCAGGTCCACGTCGTTCACGTGCATCCGCAGGGTCGCGCGCTCGGTCAGCACGACCTCCTCGGGGCCCTCGAGGACCGCCTTGTGCTCCGGCAGCAGGTTCGCGGAGACGACGACCGCGCGCGGCAGGGCGGCCAGCAGCCACGGCAGGTGCTTGCGCAGGCGCGGCAGCGCCTCCGTCGAGCGCAGCACGAACCGCAGCATCAGCTCGTCGTCCGGTGACTGCGTGACCAGGACGTACTTCAGCTCGCCGCGCCGCGTCGGGACGTCGTACGGCACCAGCCGCGCGAGGCCGATGAGCTCCGCGACCACCGGCAGCGCGGCCTGCAGCGACGCCGGGTACAGGCCGCAGTCCCGCAGGTCGACGCCCGCGCCGCCGGGATCGAGGATCCCCAGCGTCGGCGCGTCGACCGTGCCGCCGACGGCGAGCTTCGCCTTGTTGCGGAACCCGGACTCGGCGCTCGCCACCGGCGGCAGCCACTCGGGCCGCCCGGCCGGCGCGAGCAGCTCCCGGCAGCGCTCCTGCTTCGCGGCGAGCTGGTCGGCGTAGGACAGCTCGATGAGGGTGCAGGAACGGCACCGGGCGGCGTCGTAGTGGTGGCACTGCACCTCGCGATCCTACGGTCGGGCCCCGCTCGTCGCCCGGCCCGTCGTTCCGCCCGGGAGCCCTCGTCAGGCCCTCGGCACCGGCACGACGGCCACCGCCCCGGTGTCGGCCCGCGGCCCCTGCGCGGCCTCCGCGACCTGCGCGACGGCCGCGGCGACGGTGGCGGCGACGTCCGGGTGGAACACGCTCGGGATGATGTACGCGGGGTTCAGCTCCTCCGGGGACACCACGGACGCGAGCGCGCGCGCCGCCGCGAGCAGCATGGCGTCGGTGATCACGTGGGACCGCGCGTCGAGCAGCCCGCGGAACACGCCGGGGAACGCCAGGACGTTGTTGATCTGGTTCGCCACGTCGCTGCGCCCGGTCCCGACCACCGCGGCGTGCCGGGCGGCCTCCACCGGGTCGACCTCCGGGCGGGGGTTCGCCAGCGCGAAGACGACCGCCCCGGGTGCCATCGTGGCGATGTCGTCGCCCGTGAGGATGTTCGGCGCGCTCACGCCGATGAACACGTCCGCGCCGGCGAGCGCGTCGCGCAGCGTGCCGGTCACCCCGCGCGGGTTGGTGTGCTCCGCGATCCACCGCAGCTCCGGCGACGCCAGCGGCCGTCCGGAGTGCACGAGCCCGTCGATGTCCGCGACCACCACGTCCCGCACCCCCGCAGCGAGCAGCAGCTTCAGCACGGCCGTGCCTGCCGCCCCCGCCCCCGACAGCACCAGGCGGACGTCCTCGATGCGCTTGCCGACCACCTGCAGGGCGTTGGTGAGCGCGGCGGTCACGACGATCGCGGTGCCGTGCTGGTCGTCGTGGAACACCGGGATGTCGAGGCGCTCGCGCAGCCGTCGCTCGACCTCGAAGCAGCGCGGCGCCGAGATGTCCTCGAGGTTGATGCCGGCGAACACCGGGGCCACCCGCACGACGGTCTCGACGATCTCGTCGACGTCCGTCGTGTCGAGCGCCAGCGGGAACGCGTCGATCCCGGCGAACCGCTTGAACAGCGCGGCCTTGCCCTCCATGACGGGCAGCGCGGCGAGCGGCCCGATGTCACCGAGCCCGAGCACCGCCGTGCCGTCGGTGACCACCGCGATGGTGTTCCGCTTGATCGTGAGCCGGCGGGCGTCGTCGGGCCGGGCGGCGATGGCCTCGCAGACCCGGGCCACGCCGGGGGTGTACGCCATGGACAGGTCGTCGCGGTTGCGCAGCGGCACCTTCGACTCGATCGAGAGCTTGCCGCCGAGGTGCATGAGGAACGTCCGGTCGCTGACCCGCTCCACGTCCACGCCGGGCAGTGCGCGCAGCGCCTCGACGATGTCGGCTGCGTGCTGCTCGCCGCTGGTCGCGCACGTCACGTCGACGGTGATCCGCTCGTGCCCGGACGCGGTCACGTCGAGCGCGGTGACGATGCCACCGGTCTGCTCGATCGCCGACGTCAGCTCCGACACGGCTGTGGGCCGGGCCTCGACGTGCAGGCGGACGGTGATGGACGAGGACACGCTCGGGGTGGACACCATGGAGCCAGTGTGGCGCGGATCACCTCACCTCGCGCGGACCACCCTGCGCCCCCGCCGCCCCCCGCGCCCCCGGCTCCGCAGCCCACCCGCGCCCCCCGCGGTCCTCGCGCAGCCCCTCCCGCACGCTCGTCGCGTCGAGATGCCAGGACGCGCCCGGGGTCGCAGCCGGCCGCCCGGCGTGTCCTGGACTCTCGACGGACAGACGGACAGACGGAGGGGCAGACGGACGGAGGGGCGGACGGACGGAGGGGCGGACGGGCGGGCGGGCGGGCGGACGCGGGGCCGGGCCGAGGTCCGGTCCGGGCGTTCGTAGGGTGGGGCCGTGACCGGCGACCCCCTCGTGCCCCTGCTGGACCTGCCCGGTGTCCGGGACGCCGTCGACCGGGCGCGGGTCGCGTGCGAGGAGCTGCGCTGGCACGAGGCGTTCCGGCGCCGCTGGCGTGAGGTCCGCGCGGAGGCGGACCTGCGTGCCGCGCGCGCGAGCGCAGCGGTGGACGGCGCCCCGGTCCCGCTGAGCGCCGTGCGCGCGCTCGCGACCGGGTCCGGCCCGGGCGGCGTCGACGGCGCGCAGCGGGTGGCCGGGGGGTCGCTGCGGGCGACGGTGCTGGCCGCGGGCTGGCGGCCGGACCTCGGCGGACCGTCGTCGGCGACCCTCCCGCCGCTGGGTCACGTCCTGGCGCGCCTGCACACCGCGGCCGGCGCCGGGTGGCTGCCCTCCGAGGACCTGGGCCGGGTGCGTGGACCCGGGGTCGCGCCCCGGGACCTGGGCGGGCTCGGCCCGGCGCCCGACGGGGCCGAGGTCGCCGAGCGGCTCGCCCTGCTGACGCGCACCGTCGCCGCGACCCGCGCCCCGGGGCTCGTGGTCGCCGCGGTCGTGCACGGGGAGCTGCTCGCCCTGCGCCCGTTCGCGGCGGGCAACGGGGTGGTCACCCGGGCCGCGGC is a window encoding:
- the rlmC gene encoding 23S rRNA (uracil(747)-C(5))-methyltransferase RlmC translates to MQCHHYDAARCRSCTLIELSYADQLAAKQERCRELLAPAGRPEWLPPVASAESGFRNKAKLAVGGTVDAPTLGILDPGGAGVDLRDCGLYPASLQAALPVVAELIGLARLVPYDVPTRRGELKYVLVTQSPDDELMLRFVLRSTEALPRLRKHLPWLLAALPRAVVVSANLLPEHKAVLEGPEEVVLTERATLRMHVNDVDLHLRPQSFFQTNTDVAAALYRTGRDWVDAAGPARVWDLYCGVGGFALHVARPGREVVGIETSAEAVASARQSSADLGLAGVRFEAGDATAFALAAAEPPDLVVVNPPRRGIGPALAGWLEASGVRDVVYSSCNAASLARDLAAMPSLRPRRAQLLDMFPQTGHYEVVVALSR
- a CDS encoding formate/nitrite transporter family protein is translated as MLTVAEALDYQTHAARTKTDLARRPGVYLVNTMLAGAYIGLGVVIMATAGGPLADAGSGFTPLVQGLVFGVALTIVVVAGGELATSGMMVFTQGALRGTISWARAGVTLLACLTGNLLGAVVLAAILHLSGAMGPGTPAGRMIATMVEHKAHETGTELFFRGVMCNLMVCLAIWCAGRLQNEVAKIIVIFACVMVFITSGFEHVVANMTTFSLGLMGGLPEATVGEFARNVLFVGLGNLVGGGLLVGAANVAAASPARPAGVPVETDPAVAAEAPVGAGQAREPEAAGIR
- a CDS encoding NAD-dependent malic enzyme, translated to MVSTPSVSSSITVRLHVEARPTAVSELTSAIEQTGGIVTALDVTASGHERITVDVTCATSGEQHAADIVEALRALPGVDVERVSDRTFLMHLGGKLSIESKVPLRNRDDLSMAYTPGVARVCEAIAARPDDARRLTIKRNTIAVVTDGTAVLGLGDIGPLAALPVMEGKAALFKRFAGIDAFPLALDTTDVDEIVETVVRVAPVFAGINLEDISAPRCFEVERRLRERLDIPVFHDDQHGTAIVVTAALTNALQVVGKRIEDVRLVLSGAGAAGTAVLKLLLAAGVRDVVVADIDGLVHSGRPLASPELRWIAEHTNPRGVTGTLRDALAGADVFIGVSAPNILTGDDIATMAPGAVVFALANPRPEVDPVEAARHAAVVGTGRSDVANQINNVLAFPGVFRGLLDARSHVITDAMLLAAARALASVVSPEELNPAYIIPSVFHPDVAATVAAAVAQVAEAAQGPRADTGAVAVVPVPRA
- a CDS encoding Fic family protein, which produces MTGDPLVPLLDLPGVRDAVDRARVACEELRWHEAFRRRWREVRAEADLRAARASAAVDGAPVPLSAVRALATGSGPGGVDGAQRVAGGSLRATVLAAGWRPDLGGPSSATLPPLGHVLARLHTAAGAGWLPSEDLGRVRGPGVAPRDLGGLGPAPDGAEVAERLALLTRTVAATRAPGLVVAAVVHGELLALRPFAAGNGVVTRAAARLLLTTGGLDPTGAVVPEVAWEAAVPRYLSAAARFATGSADGVAAWLTGCADAVVRGAAEGRVVADAVLAGRLGPV